The nucleotide sequence CGGCTTCCTTTTGATATAGATAATTAATATTACTATTGGTCATCAGAGCTGTGTGCAATACATCATAACGCCTTCCAAGCTGCAAAACGTCAATCGTTCGGTCTGCTAGGGGTTTAAATTCATACTCTTCAACCTTACAGGCTTCCGGACAAAAACAAACCTGCGTTTCAGAAAACCGTTTTTGTAATTGAATAGCCGCCTGAGATGATGAAACGAACAACACATTTATTTTTAAATGTTTTACTATCCGTTCAATCTGATCATACTTCGCTGGCCATGCATCGAATAAATACAAAACTCTAAATTTTGATTTATTTAAAACATCAACACCAGGAATAGAATCGATACCCATCGCAATACTTAAGCATATTTTGTCATTTCCATTAAATACTGGTATAGAAGTACATTGCAAAAATTTCAGCAATATTTTATCCATAAACTTACTTGTGCGAATAAATTGTCCCACCTGTAATTCATGCAACGTACTTATAAATTCATCCGACACATAGAGTGCAACGTGATCAAATTTACTTATCTGAGGTATGAGAATACTCATAAGTTTAATTTTTAACCAATACTTTATAGGCAATGATCACAATAGGAATAAAAAAGGCGATGATCAAAGCTATGGAAAATACAAACAAAGGATTTGGTTTAACAGGATCGAGCAAACTATAAGCAGCATCAATGATTTGGGCTCTGGGCATCGATCTGGCCATTGTCATGGCATTTTCTTCTTTTTGCTGCAGCAGAAAAAGATACAATTCGGACTTAACCATCTGCTGACGTTTAATATCCAGAAATTTACGCTCCTGAGTTGGCATGCCTCCTATCCGCGCGTTAAATTCCTTTTCCTGCTTCTTCAGATCATTTCTAGCCACATCGAATCCAGCCTTAATACTCTTAAAAGTTTCCAGCACATTTTGACGTAAAACCTCAATTTGCTTATTCAACATCAGAACTGCAGGATTATCACCTTTGGTGGTCTGTAATAATTTAGCCCGTTCCAAAAGAAAATTATTATATTGCTGCAATCCTTCCGCTGCTGTCTTTTCTGTTATACCTAAATTCAAAGGAGCTAAAGCATATCTGTTTTCGGGAGCTTTCAAAAAGTCTTCAATTAATTGCACTGTAGCATATTGGATCTCCGAATCGATTAGCTTTTCTTTAAAGTCTCCATTTTTCTCCAGCAAAATTTTTGCTTCCACTTCAATGTCCGTAAGGTTGTTAACTTTTTTGAATTCTTCAATCTCGCGCTCCACATTTTCCAAATCTCGAGTATTTAATTCGATTCGTTCTTGCAGGAAATCGGCAGTACGTTGGGCCGAAATATTCTTTTGATCAATTCCCCTGTCATTATAGAGAGCCACAATCTTATTAAGAAAGTCTTTCCCCCTCTGAACATTGGTTTCTTCAATTGACAGATAAATGCCATTGGCTTTTTTCTCAGCAATTTTAATTATAAGATTTTTAAGAAATTTTTCAGCTGTGTAATCATAACCCAAGAAAGATATCTTCAAGTTATCAAAAGTTTTAGGCGAGAAAAAGGAAGTCGCCTCAAACCGGAAAGTTCCATATTCCGTTTGCAGATTATAAGGAAACCCGGAAACAGTTATATCTGCAATCTTTCCCCAGCCTTCTTTTGCAACTATACGAACTTTCCCGGAACCAGACTGAGTAAGCTTGAAAGTCAGCTTATTCTTTAAAAAAGAAGAAGCTATACTGTCTGAAAATACAATTTGAATCGGAGTATTGTTATAATAATCCTTCTTTTTCACAAAATCGGTAGAAGTATAGGAAACATTAAGCTTTAGTTCTTTGACAACATCTTTCACAAGTGAATACGAATTCATAAGCAACAGTTCGTCGTCTACATTACCTGCCCCACCACTTAGAAATCCCCCAAACGAAAAGCCCTTTAACATGGACGACATACCAGCATTACTCTTTTCGGCTTCATCTTTTATCAGAACATTCGCCTGGATTTGATAAACCGGCGTTGTTATGTATATGTATACGACGGATAATGCAAAACATAATAACAATAACGCAAAGAAACTGTATTTGTATTTTTTAATATCTTTCTTCGTTAACGAAGATAATACTGTTTCAATTTTAGTAGATGAAAAGTTACCCATCTTATGAATAATTTGAATATGATGACTCTTATTTATTAACTGCTATTATAGAAACGATAACACTTGCAATTACTGAAATTGATGAAGTTATTGCAGTTATTACAGAAAGGTCAACCTGATCGGTTTGGCTATACCGTGATTGTTTTTTCCTTTTATCGTTAGGCTCTACATATACAATATCGTTTTGTTGCAGATAGAAATAAGGAGAAGAGAAAAAATCGGACTTGGTAAGATCGAAAGTAACCACTTCTTGCTTTCCGTTATTGTCGCGAATTACCTTAACGTTTTCCCTATTACCATAAATAGTTAAATCGTTTGCCATTCCTATGGCATCCAGAACAGTTACTCTGTCAGAATTAACAGGATAGCTTCCGGGTTTCAATACTTCGCCAATAACAGTCACCTTATAGTTAATAATCTGGATATTAACAATTGGGTCCTTCACCAGCTCAGAAATTTTATTTTGTAGTAAGTCAACTGCTTCTCTTTTTGTTTTTTCTGCCAATTGAACTTTTCCGATCACTGGAAAGTTGATAGAGCCGTCCGAATCAACCGTGTACGTTTGCATAGCCTGAGAAGATCCGATTTCTTTTGTTCCATTAAACATTTGTTCCGTTTGTTTAGCAAATGTTACTACCGGCAGGTTAAATGGAGCCACTGCAGCTGGATCCAATGCCGAAACTGTAATAGTAAGTAAATCGCCGGTGCAGATTTTTGGTACATACTGATTATACTCAAGCGCTGCTGGTTTTTTATTTGGATCATCTAAATCCTGAAAATAAGTAATACCTTTTGGTGCGGAACATGCACAAAGCAAATAGAGGAACAAGGCCAATGGGACAAATTTCAATTTCATATCAGTTCGTTTATTTTATCGAATTAATCGTATTTCAATAAAAGGTTATTTAATAAAATTTACCTTTTTACATCCTATATAACGATGCTATAATGGATATATTGCTGCAGAGAAAACTAATTTTAGCACTTGGGGATATAGAGATTCGTGAATTAATCCGTACATTTGTACAAAAGAAAACGTATATGGTTGAAATAGGCAAATATAACACGCTTAAGATTGTTAAAGACTTAGATTTCGGGGTGTATTTAGATGGTGGCGACGACTTGGAAATTTTACTTCCTGCCCGCTATGTTCCAAAGAATGTTAAGCCCGGAGACGAAGTCGAAGTGTTTATTTATCATGATAATGAAGGCCGGATTATTGCTACGACTGCTAAACCTTTGGCTGTTGTTGGCGAATTCCAGTGGATGGAAGTAAAGTCGGTTAACGAGATGGGGGCCTTCCTTGAATGGGGATTAATGAAGGATTTGCTGGTGCCATTCCGTGAACAAAAAATGCCTATGCGCGAAGGTAAATGGTATCTCGTGTATGTTCACCTTGATCACGTAACCAATCGCATTGTGGCATCTGCGCGTATCGACAAGTTCCTCGACAATGTTCCTCCCGTGTATGAATTTAATCAGCAAGTAGATTTACTTGTAGCCGACGAAACAGAAATTGGCTATAAAGTAATTATTAATAATTTACATTGGGGACTTATTTACCACAATGAAATCTATCGCAGACTGGAAAGAGGCGAACATCTAAAAGGGTATATAAAAGAAGTTCGCGAAGACGAAAAAATTGACGTGAGTCTTACTCGTTTAGGATATGATAAAGTTCAAGGTATTACCGGAACAATTATGGATTCACTGAGAGCTCATAATGGGTTTTTAGCTGTTCACGACAAATCGCCCGCCGAAGAAATCTATTCTCTTTTTGGCTGCAGCAAAAAAAGCTTCAAACAAGCCGTAGGTGCTTTGTATAAAAAGAAGATCATCAGCATTGAACCTGATGGAATCCGTCTAATTCAAACAGAAGATAATACAGCGGAATAACCCGGAACAATTGTTCCCTTTGTGTTTTATAACTTTGCCTTCTATTAAGTAGCTTCAACACAATAGTGATCTATTCTTTTTAATACGAACAAGTATTCGTTTGTCATATGTACACTTTGCGTTTGTCAATTGTCAAACGTAAGGTATTCATATGTTGACTTTGCGTTTGACATATGGCAAACGAATACTTGTTCGTAGTCCCGGGGTTAGTTTATAATAGTGTTTGAGTTAGTTCGTTATAGTATTAGGAATAGTTTGTCATAGTTAGTATTCTTGTAGCCCTTTATATCCCAACAATTATGGCGATTCTGATTAAAAAGAGTAAAGTTCCGCTTATAAGATTATTTTTTGGCTTGTGAGAGGTGACAGATGCAGTGACAGATGATAAGCCCATCTGTCACCAGTTAGACAACAGCTTATGAGCGGTTTACGATCAAAAGGTGTTAGATGAGAGATCTTTTTCGAAAATATTCATACTAAGAAAAAAAGAGGACACCTTCAAGGCATCCTCTTTCTCTATTTTATTAATCGAGCTTCAATACAGCAAGGAAGGCTTTTTGCGGAACTTCCACTGTACCAATCTGTTTCATTCGTTTCTTTCCTTCTTTCTGTTTTTCCAACAGCTTTCGCTTACGGGAGATATCACCTCCGTAACACTTGGCGGTAACGTCTTTTCGTACTGCCTTTATGGTTTCACGGGCAATAATCTTTGCTCCTACAGCTGCCTGTATGGCAATATCAAACTGTTGTCTGGGAATTAATTCTTTTAGCTTTTCGCACATGCGCCGACCAAAAGTAACACTGTTGTCTACGTGAGTCAAAGTAGACAACGCATCAACAGGTTCTCCGTTCAGCAAAATATCAAGTTTCGCCAGCTTAGACTCTCTGAAATCGTGAATATGGTAATCGAACGAAGCATATCCTTTCGAAATACTCTTCAACTTATCGTAAAAGTCGATAACGATTTCACCCAAAGGCAGATCGTAATGAATCTCAATACGGTCGCCCGATATATATTCCTGTCTCAGAAGAATACCCCGCTTACCCAGACAAAGTGTCATAATCGGACCAATATAGGCTGTATTCGTAATAACGGATGCTCTGATATAAGGTTCCTCAATACGATCAATCAGCGTGGGGTCTGGTAAACCTGCCGGATTATGAACTTCTGTACAATTTCCTTTCCGATCGTACACTTTGTACGACACGTTAGGAACAGTTGTAATAACATCCATATTAAATTCGCGATCCAGACGTTCCTGAATAATTTCCATATGCAGTAAACCCAGGAAACCACAGCGAAAACCAAAACCCAAAGCAGCAGAACTTTCAGGCTGAAAGGTCAACGAAGCATCATTAAGCTGAAGTTTCTCAAGCGATGAACGAAGGTTCTCGAAATCTTCGCTATCAATAGGATACACTCCTGCAAACACCATTGGCTTCACTTCTTCGAAACCTGCAATTCCCTGAGTAGCCGGACGTTTAACATGCGTAATAGTATCCCCTACCTTTACTTCTTTAGAGGTTTTGATCCCGGATATAATATATCCCACATCCCCTGTACGTATTTCGTCACGTGGAGACGGAGTAAGTTTAAGAACTCCAATTTCATCGGCTTCGTATTCTTTTCCGGTAGCAATAAACTTAACCGAATCACCTTTTCGAACAACTCCGTTAACAACTTTAAAGTAAGCAATAATTCCTCGGAAAGAATTAAATACCGAGTCGAAAATAAGACATTGCAACGGAGCTTCAGGATCTCCTTTTGGAGCTGGAACCCGTTCGATAATGTGTTCCAGAATCGTATAGACACCTTCGCCGGTCTTTCCGCTTGCACGGATTATGTCTTCTCTTTTACATCCTAATAGTTCAATAATCTGATCTTCTACTTCGTCGGGCATAGCACTGGCAAGGTCGATCTTATTAAGAACAGGAATAATTTCGAGATCGTGTTCGATAGCCATGTACAGGTTCGATATAGTCTGAGCCTGTATTCCCTGAGCTGCATCAACAATAAGCAATGCGCCTTCGCATGCAGCAATAGAGCGGGAAACTTCATACGAGAAATCGACATGCCCCGGTGTGTCAATAAGATTCAGAATATACTCTTCATCTTTATAGGTATACTTCATTTGAATGGCATGACTTTTTATTGTTATGCCACGCTCTCGTTCCAGATCCATATCATCAAGCACCTGGGCTTGCATATCTTTGCCTTCAACGGTCTTGGTATACTCAAGCAAACGATCGGCCAGGGTGCTCTTGCCATGGTCTATATGAGCAATAATACAGAAATTGCGGATATTTTTCATTCGCCAATATTTTTTACGTATGCAAAGATAGAGAATTTACACAAATTTTCATACATTTGGCATACCATTTGTACAAATACATACTATGACAGTACAAGAAATAAATAAAGCCTATTACCGCATTGAAGGCTCTCTTAATAGTAAAGAACTAAAAAATGCGTTCGAGTTGATGCAGAACCTTATTTACGAAAGTAAAGAATATTCATTGCAAGACAGACTTACAGAGTTACACGATACATATAAATACATGCTCCGCTATCGGGTAGAAGGAATGAAAGACCCTATGCAGACTCAGATATACAATAATCTTCTGGCTTCATCCTATGAATTGGCAGACGACCTGAATATGAAACTTCTACAGAAACTTTCGCCTGTTATCTTCTTTGATCGCAAACGTATTTCCGCTTATCTTTCGTCCGCCCCGTATACTCAGTTGCATAAAGAACTTTCAACGGCTCACGAAGTCGAAGATCATAAGCAGTTCGATGCTTTGCTGCAACATCTTTTCAACCGGGTGTGGTTATCAGAAAGAATTTCGCCCGAAGAACTGTCGGATTTAAGAGGGATAATAGCCGACAAAACGCTACCCTACCCGGTTAGCTGTCAGATTGTTTCGGCCTTGTTTATGGGGATTCAAACCATGTTTGACGACGAGAAGGTATTGCTTCTTTGCGATATTGCGGCATCCGACAAGGATGAAATTCGGATACGCGCATTTATTGCCATCCTGATCACCTTGTATTTATACAAAAAACGACTTAATTATTACCCTGCTATACAGAACCGTCTGGAAGCATTGTCTGAGCGTCCTGATTTTGTAAAAGAAATAAGGACTATTATTCTTCGCTTTATCCTTTCCCGTGAAACAGAAAAGATAACACAAAAGCTACAGAACGAAATCATTCCCGAAATGATGAAGATGAGTCCTAAGCTTAATAAAAAAATCAATCTGCAGGACTTTACGATAGATCAGTTGGGCGACGAAATGAATCCTGATTGGCAGAATATGCTTGAGAATAGTGAGCTGGGCGATAAAATGAAAGAATTTTCTGAACTTCAGATGGAAGGGGCCGATGTGATGCATTCCTCTTTTATTCATCTTAAAAGCTTTCCCTTCTTCAACGAAATTGGAAACTGGTTCTTGCCGTTTACTCCGCACCATTCAGTTTTCGCAAATCACTTCGGAACAGGATCCGATATTGACAAAATATTGGACACAATGGCTATTTCGTCTTTCATGTGCAATTCGGATAAGTATTCGCTCTATTTCAGCATCATGCAACTGCCGGAACAACAACGAAAGATGATGCTTGCCCAGTTTGACAGTCAGACTGTTGAAATGATTCAGCAACGAAAGGAAGAATTCATGCCCGAGGGCAAGAACGTCGAATACATTGCTGGTCAGTATATTCAGGATTTATACCGGTTCTTTAAAATACACCCTCGCCATCTTGATTACAGGGATATCTTTACTTTGCCTTTGGATTTTCATAATCTTTCCACGATTAAGCCATTTTTGTCTGACAAGGAAAGTTTAACAACCATTGCGGAGTATTACCTTCGGAAAGGGTACATTGAGGATGCTCTCACTGTTTTTGAGCGTTTGTCCAATACCAATCCGGACAATGAGGAGCTTTATCAAAAGATAGGCTATTGCAAACAAATGAAGGGAGATGTGCAAGGAGCTCTTGAAGCCTATTTGCATGCCGATTTATTG is from uncultured Macellibacteroides sp. and encodes:
- a CDS encoding GNVR domain-containing protein, with translation MGNFSSTKIETVLSSLTKKDIKKYKYSFFALLLLCFALSVVYIYITTPVYQIQANVLIKDEAEKSNAGMSSMLKGFSFGGFLSGGAGNVDDELLLMNSYSLVKDVVKELKLNVSYTSTDFVKKKDYYNNTPIQIVFSDSIASSFLKNKLTFKLTQSGSGKVRIVAKEGWGKIADITVSGFPYNLQTEYGTFRFEATSFFSPKTFDNLKISFLGYDYTAEKFLKNLIIKIAEKKANGIYLSIEETNVQRGKDFLNKIVALYNDRGIDQKNISAQRTADFLQERIELNTRDLENVEREIEEFKKVNNLTDIEVEAKILLEKNGDFKEKLIDSEIQYATVQLIEDFLKAPENRYALAPLNLGITEKTAAEGLQQYNNFLLERAKLLQTTKGDNPAVLMLNKQIEVLRQNVLETFKSIKAGFDVARNDLKKQEKEFNARIGGMPTQERKFLDIKRQQMVKSELYLFLLQQKEENAMTMARSMPRAQIIDAAYSLLDPVKPNPLFVFSIALIIAFFIPIVIIAYKVLVKN
- a CDS encoding polysaccharide biosynthesis/export family protein, with protein sequence MKLKFVPLALFLYLLCACSAPKGITYFQDLDDPNKKPAALEYNQYVPKICTGDLLTITVSALDPAAVAPFNLPVVTFAKQTEQMFNGTKEIGSSQAMQTYTVDSDGSINFPVIGKVQLAEKTKREAVDLLQNKISELVKDPIVNIQIINYKVTVIGEVLKPGSYPVNSDRVTVLDAIGMANDLTIYGNRENVKVIRDNNGKQEVVTFDLTKSDFFSSPYFYLQQNDIVYVEPNDKRKKQSRYSQTDQVDLSVITAITSSISVIASVIVSIIAVNK
- a CDS encoding S1-like domain-containing RNA-binding protein codes for the protein MVEIGKYNTLKIVKDLDFGVYLDGGDDLEILLPARYVPKNVKPGDEVEVFIYHDNEGRIIATTAKPLAVVGEFQWMEVKSVNEMGAFLEWGLMKDLLVPFREQKMPMREGKWYLVYVHLDHVTNRIVASARIDKFLDNVPPVYEFNQQVDLLVADETEIGYKVIINNLHWGLIYHNEIYRRLERGEHLKGYIKEVREDEKIDVSLTRLGYDKVQGITGTIMDSLRAHNGFLAVHDKSPAEEIYSLFGCSKKSFKQAVGALYKKKIISIEPDGIRLIQTEDNTAE
- the lepA gene encoding translation elongation factor 4, translated to MKNIRNFCIIAHIDHGKSTLADRLLEYTKTVEGKDMQAQVLDDMDLERERGITIKSHAIQMKYTYKDEEYILNLIDTPGHVDFSYEVSRSIAACEGALLIVDAAQGIQAQTISNLYMAIEHDLEIIPVLNKIDLASAMPDEVEDQIIELLGCKREDIIRASGKTGEGVYTILEHIIERVPAPKGDPEAPLQCLIFDSVFNSFRGIIAYFKVVNGVVRKGDSVKFIATGKEYEADEIGVLKLTPSPRDEIRTGDVGYIISGIKTSKEVKVGDTITHVKRPATQGIAGFEEVKPMVFAGVYPIDSEDFENLRSSLEKLQLNDASLTFQPESSAALGFGFRCGFLGLLHMEIIQERLDREFNMDVITTVPNVSYKVYDRKGNCTEVHNPAGLPDPTLIDRIEEPYIRASVITNTAYIGPIMTLCLGKRGILLRQEYISGDRIEIHYDLPLGEIVIDFYDKLKSISKGYASFDYHIHDFRESKLAKLDILLNGEPVDALSTLTHVDNSVTFGRRMCEKLKELIPRQQFDIAIQAAVGAKIIARETIKAVRKDVTAKCYGGDISRKRKLLEKQKEGKKRMKQIGTVEVPQKAFLAVLKLD